A genomic window from Yarrowia lipolytica chromosome 1D, complete sequence includes:
- a CDS encoding uncharacterized protein (Truncated form of YALI0D24849g, gnl|GLV|YALI0D24849g [Yarrowia lipolytica] weakly similar to uniprot|Q9PH93 Xylella fastidiosa Hypothetical protein [Xf0051]), with the protein MIHQSADTSEHSQLSNSATQLFSNSATQSSTNSPAHQLTNSPTHQLTNSPTHQLTDSPTHRLTNSVFR; encoded by the coding sequence ATGATACATCAGTCAGCTGACACCAGTGAACACAGCCAACTCAGCAACTCAGCAACTCAGTTGTTCAGCAACTCAGCAACTCAGTCATCGACCAACTCACCAGCTCACCAACTCACCAACTCACCAACTCACCAGCTCACCAACTCACCAACTCACCAACTCACTGACTCACCAACTCACCGACTCACCAACTCAGTCTTCCGCTAA
- a CDS encoding uncharacterized protein (Compare to YALI0D24860g, weakly similar to uniprot|Q01652 Penicillium chrysogenum PHOG related to acid phosphatase), with protein MTSPHFDDSGFAALQQANNLRFLSPSSRDWIEPHDESSTAPLYDAPHVEDFLHYPVNPVQQGQVYSYSLLEDYLHLGGPATGFPNAAAAAAAAAHNAHVAHTAAAAAATATHPGAHQNAHVAAHPAHPHNAGAIGPGGTYPPTHQSPTTVPSPSTPIHKVPLIYDPSPNPSAAESASYLEFATSTQHANVFDYNGDVAKMSIRAKLGGTFFLSQSSAADTDPDAYHLTFYRRNLLQVRASVHNDHKVVYVQTESGERAKTQSLWLDVEVTDNSADSDPQRLLFCSPKSATSLPADDEAKAKMVFPDNPTANDEVEWKRLQFKGATAHNGRTKHQQFFYVSVKCLAELENGTKTCLASALSRPVVVRGRNPRFYLNRNCIILNDGSSRQADSGDSNSTTTMTTQTSATNKKRSASDSDYSSKKRILPDTSEMSSPNSDTSRPHTIYSKEEDYEYFPVPLNYWLPPVEVVYRPHAVHHSVGNGAGQEARKYFSKIE; from the coding sequence ATGACATCACCACATTTTGATGACTCCGGCTTTGCAGCTCTGCAACAAGCCAACAACCTGCGGTTTCTGTCGCCGTCCTCACGCGACTGGATCGAGCCCCATGACGAATCCTCCACCGCCCCTCTGTACGACGCTCCTCACGTCGAGGACTTTCTGCATTACCCCGTCAACCCCGTCCAGCAGGGCCAGGTCTACTCCTACTCACTCCTGGAAGACTACCTTCACCTGGGCGGTCCGGCCACGGGCTTCCCCAacgccgccgccgccgccgctgctgctgctcacaACGCCCATGTCGCACATACcgccgccgctgctgcagcaacagcaactcACCCAGGGGCTCACCAAAACGCCCATGTCGCTGCTCACCCAGCACACCCCCATAACGCGGGGGCGATCGGACCAGGCGGAACTTATCCTCCCACCCACCAATCGCCAACCACGGTGCCGTCACCATCGACCCCCATCCACAAGGTGCCGCTCATCTACGATCCGTCGCCCAACCCGTCGGCGGCAGAATCAGCGTCCTATCTGGAGTTTGCTACCTCCACCCAGCATGCCAACGTCTTTGACTACAACGGCGACGTGGCCAAAATGAGCATCCGGGCCAAACTGGGCGGCACCTTCTTTCTGTCGCAGTCGTCAGCCGCAGACACAGACCCCGACGCCTACCACCTCACCTTCTACCGGCGCAACCTGCTGCAGGTGAGAGCATCGGTCCACAACGATCACAAGGTTGTCTACGTGCAGACCGAGTCTGGCGAGCGTGCAAAGACCCAGAGCCTGTGGCTGGACGTGGAGGTGACGGACAACTCGGCCGACTCGGATCCCCAGCGGCTGCTGTTCTGCTCGCCCAAGTCCGCTACCTCGTTGCCGGCCGACGACGAAGCCAAGGCGAAAATGGTCTTCCCCGACAACCCCACCGCCAACGACGAGGTGGAGTGGAAGCGGCTGCAGTTCAAGGGCGCCACCGCCCACAATGGCCGCACCAAGCACCAACAGTTTTTCTACGTCTCGGTCAAGTGTCTGGCTGAGCTGGAGAACGGCACCAAGACGTGTCTGGCGTCGGCGCTGTCCCGTCCCGTGGTTGTGCGCGGCCGCAACCCCCGGTTCTACCTCAACCGAAACTGCATCATTTTGAACGATGGCTCGTCGAGGCAGGCGGATTCGGGcgactccaactccaccaccaccatgaccACACAGACCTcggccaccaacaagaagcgGTCGGCGTCAGACTCGGATTACTCGTCGAAAAAGCGCATTCTTCCCGACACATCGGAAATGAGCTCGCCGAACAGCGACACGTCGAGGCCCCACACCATTTACTCCAAGGAAGAGGACTACGAGTATTTTCCCGTGCCGCTGAATTACTGGTTGCCGCCAGTCGAAGTGGTGTACCGGCCGCATGCGGTTCATCATTCTGTTGGCAACGGGGCTGGCCAGGAGGCGCGAAAGTATTTCTCCAAGATTGAGTAG
- a CDS encoding uncharacterized protein (Compare to YALI0D24926g, similar to Saccharomyces cerevisiae MDM34 (YGL219C); ancestral locus Anc_3.529, weakly similar to uniprot|Q9UUC9 Schizosaccharomyces pombe Hypothetical 50.3 kDa protein): protein MSFKFDWESLRDESFYERAKTILADALNSDSKPPIIVDDITVKDLDLGDESPFLEILEIGDMADDRFRGIFKLNYTGNASLTLTTKVQANPLNVYRQSFDQSSFVAPQFLAAGSSLAIPLNLTLSDIRLSGIIILVFSRAKGLTLVFRNDPLESIKVSSTFDAIPPLAKFLQVQIENQIRGLFRELLPGIIHRLSQKWVTRDETKSNSNTVMSPHVTQPPSPKLKPVSIMDINPDLPALSPTNMLKISALCASQRTLSLFTPSISDAVYRSNLEQFDVVDEESQFQSEDPYDIVRIQSRNYYRHNHQAPKRRTIKYKRKSKKTDEGDNASTEATTRETTPLPTSSTPLETSTPSREVIREVKEKLLAEPSSVVMSPSEEKTTLRSIPPPLELSPPSLDLSIDTSLRPYASRNNTPEKKEKPQRPAGPSKRNTLPAPTKKGPGFFSSNLAGYDVPPPAYSG from the coding sequence ATGTCCTTCAAATTCGACTGGGAAAGTCTGCGTGACGAGTCGTTCTATGAGCGCGCTAAGACGATCCTCGCGGACGCGCTGAACTCGGACTCCAAGCCGCCCATCATCGTGGACGACATCACCGTCAAAGACCTCGACCTGGGCGACGAAAGCCCGTTTCTTGAGATTCTGGAAATTGGCGACATGGCAGACGACCGGTTCAGAGGCATCTTCAAGCTGAATTACACGGGCAACGCCAGCCTGACACTGACCACAAAGGTCCAAGCCAACCCGCTCAACGTGTACCGACAGAGCTTTGACCAGAGCTCATTTGTGGCACCACAGTTCCTCGCGGCCGGCAGCTCTCTGGCCATTCCGCTCAACCTGACACTCTCCGACATCCGTCTCTCGGGAATCATCATTCTGGTCTTCTCCCGAGCCAAGGGCCTGACTCTGGTGTTCCGAAACGACCCGCTGGAGAGTATCAAGGTGTCCTCAACCTTCGACGCCATCCCCCCGCTTGCCAAATTTCTCCAGGTCCAGATTGAAAACCAAATCCGAGGCCTGTTCCGGGAATTGCTACCGGGCATCATCCACAGACTGTCGCAAAAGTGGGTGACCAGAGACGAGACAAAGTCCAACAGCAACACGGTCATGTCTccccacgtgacccaacCCCCCTCGCCAAAGCTCAAACCCGTGTCCATCATGGACATCAACCCGGACCTGCCTGCGCTGTCGCCTACTAACATGCTCAAGATCTCTGCGCTGTGCGCCTCCCAGCGAACCCTGTCGCTCTTTACCCCCTCCATTTCCGACGCAGTCTACCGGTCCAACCTGGAGCAATTTGACGTGGTCGACGAGGAGTCACAGTTCCAGAGCGAGGACCCGTACGATATTGTGCGTATCCAGAGCAGAAACTACTACCGGCATAACCACCAGGCTCCCAAGAGACGAACCATCAAGTACAAGCGCAAGTCGAAGAAGACTGACGAGGGCGACAATGCTTccaccgaggccaccaCTCGAGAAACAACCCCGTTgcccacctcctccactccGCTTGAGACGTCCACTCCCTCTAGAGAGGTCATTCGAGAagtcaaggagaagttgcTGGCTGAGCCGTCCTCGGTGGTCATGTCCCCGTCTGAAGAGAAGACTACTCTGCGATCCATCCCGCCTCCCCTAGAACTATCTCCTCCCTCTCTGGATCTGTCCATTGACACTTCTCTGCGGCCCTATGCTTCCAGAAACAACACccccgagaagaaggagaagccgCAGAGACCTGCAGGGCCCAGCAAGAGAAACACACTGCCTGCGCCGACAAAGAAGGGTCCTGGGTTCTTTTCGTCGAATCTAGCGGGTTATGACGTGCCCCCTCCGGCCTATTCGGGTTAA
- a CDS encoding uncharacterized protein (Compare to YALI0D24970g, similar to uniprot|Q9P7T6 Schizosaccharomyces pombe Hypothetical protein C694.04c in chromosome I, similar to Saccharomyces cerevisiae YER156C; ancestral locus Anc_8.208), which produces MHSLKFLQRAQRLVLTRFTTPTVSFMSVAKKAKMTKTIGTHSGAFHADESLAVFMLKQLPEFKDADLVRSRDMETLDKCDIVVDVSGQYDGTKYFDHHQRGFEEIFDLDGEFVTKLSSAGLVYKHFGKDVIRAILKDASVSDADIDLLYRKIYKDFVEAIDANDNGIEPYSEPIAEKPKFKQFGITLPALVSTLNGLVKEESERDAQFNVASQLMGTAFHNLVYTAGTVWLPARAKVLMAVEAALKNGDEQRYLEFDESCQWKDHLFTIEEEKGIEGRFLYVLYPTPDSVRVQAVNEKDSAFKSRKPLPEEWRGLRDEELSEKSGIPGGVFVHAAGFIGGNKTLEGALEMAKKGALA; this is translated from the coding sequence ATGCACAGTCTAAAATTTCTACAGCGAGCACAGAGACTGGTATTAACACGTTTCACTACACCAACAGTGTCGTTCATGTCTGTTGCCAAAAAAGCGAAAATGACCAAGACCATCGGCACCCACAGCGGTGCTTTCCACGCGGACGAGTCGCTCGCCGTGTTCAtgctcaagcagctccCCGAGTTCAAGGACGCCGATCTGGTGCGATCCCGAGACATGGAGACCCTCGACAAGTGCGACATTGTGGTCGACGTGAGCGGCCAGTATGACGGCACCAAATACtttgaccaccaccagcgGGGCTTTGAGGAGATTTTCGATCTCGACGGCGAGTTTGTCACCAAGTTGTCTTCTGCCGGACTGGTGTACAAGCACTTTGGCAAGGACGTGATCCGGGCTattctcaaggacgccTCTGTGTCGGATGCCGACATTGACCTTCTCTACCGAAAGATCTACAAGGACTTTGTGGAGGCCATTGACGCCAACGACAACGGCATTGAGCCTTACTCGGAGCCCATTGCCGAGAAGCCCAAGTTCAAGCAGTTTGGCATCACTCTTCCTGCCCTCGTGTCCACCCTCAACGGGctcgtcaaggaggagtccgaGCGAGACGCCCAGTTCAACGTGGCGTCCCAGCTTATGGGCACGGCCTTCCACAACCTGGTCTACACCGCCGGCACTGTGTGGCTGCCTGCCCGTGCCAAGGTTCTTATGGCGGTTGAGGCTGCACTGAAGAATGGAGACGAGCAGCGATACCTCGAGTTTGACGAGTCTTGCCAGTGGAAGGACCACCTGTTCACaattgaggaggagaagggcaTCGAGGGCCGATTCCTCTACGTTCTCTACCCTACTCCCGATTCCGTGCGTGTCCAGGCCGTCAACGAGAAGGACTCTGCTTTCAAGTCCCGAAAGCCTCTGCCCGAGGAGTGGCGAGGTCTGcgagacgaggagctgtctgAGAAGTCCGGTATCCCCGGCGGTGTGTTTGtgcatgctgctggttTCATTGGCGGCaacaagactctggaggGTGCTCTGGAaatggccaagaagggtgCTCTTGCTTAG
- a CDS encoding uncharacterized protein (Compare to YALI0D24992g, similar to Saccharomyces cerevisiae PET100 (YDR079W); ancestral locus Anc_8.209, weakly similar to uniprot|P38958 Saccharomyces cerevisiae YDR079w PET100 cytochrome-c oxidase assembly protein singleton no start) translates to MSALLRRFRNWKITNSQLEVGRFTMYLMSPILIMLYIGIDTDKKLGVPGFWPDPARLNRIPKEPAEISRELERMRQVRIAKRERLTERAMALLNDEDKEELKKILESGSVKGSVSEQYYYPPKKDLSQAAFMPVPENATQAAAETSAELAK, encoded by the exons ATGTCGGCATTACTGAGGCGATTTCGAAACTGGAAAATCACCAACTCTCAGCTCGAGGTTGGAAGA TTCACCATGTATCTCATGTCTCCCATTCTCATCATGTTGTACATTGGTATCGACACAGACAAAAAGCTGGGCGTGCCTGGCTTCTGGCCCGACCCCGCACGTCTCAACCGAATCCCTAAGGAGCCTGCGGAGATCTCCCGCGAGCTGGAGCGAATGAGACAGGTGCGAATCGCCAAGCGAGAGCGACTCACCGAGCGAGCTATGGCGCTGCTCAACgacgaggacaaggaggagctcaagaaaaTTCTCGAGTCCGGCTCCGTCAAGGGCTCCGTCTCGGAGCAGTACTACTACCCTCCCAAGAAGGATCTCTCCCAGGCCGCCTTCATGCCTGTCCCCGAGAACGCCACCCAAGCCGCCGCAGAAACCTCGGCCGAGCTCGCCAAATAA
- a CDS encoding uncharacterized protein (Compare to YALI0D25014g, weakly similar to uniprot|Q97P71 Streptococcus pneumoniae Cell wall surface anchor family protein), producing the protein MHLSTSVLGALLALGHALPFDTSSVAATDAFAATNATALAANGTLTNGTFSNHTAPSATSQLASLTQLTSDTPGEATSAAVSAAAADFAAAAVTVTVTAPANTVTVTETPAPQTVTVFRPPTVPPPRPTGEAAAGASGQHRAAAAAGTPSNKQAGQNFNANEDAAGANSGSEPAGANSGSEPAGASDSSDEENTTVFLTQTKFLTKTLSQYGVTTTVPTATVTSAIVTKANEENAAAASPIVTDITETLTEVETVASEEPQGTSTRTHYITKTNTITRVRSSTAQPETSTEAPEAAAGASSSIETSSEASSEASVEATASVEPSNTSSEVAAEAPTSAPHNATFNATQAPVETSSTPVLSTTSLVAPTNATEAGAAAPLTSSSEPEGTSTTYVSSTVVATLAPKTSSIPEGAAGAESSGVSSEASSELPSSVASSSAPASTTAPEGAPEGAAAVSSTAEASAEASSPAPSSAPVSAEAGESAVPLSESAPIPSPAPTVAPTGFAANGTFTSA; encoded by the coding sequence ATGCACCTGTCCACCTCCGTTCTCGGTGCCCTGTTGGCTCTGGGCCACGCCCTGCCTTTTGATACCTCCAGTGTCGCTGCCACCGACGCCTTTGCTGCCACCAACGCCACGGCCCTCGCGGCCAACGGCACTCTCACCAATGGCACCTTCAGCAACCACACTGCCCCCTCCGCAACCTCCCAGCTTGCCTCACTCACTCAGCTGACCAGTGATACCCCCGGCGAAGCCACCAGTGCCGCCGTTTCTGCCGCCGCAGCAGACTTTGCCGCAGCCGCCGTGACCGTGACCGTGACCGCCCCCGCCAACACCGTCACCGTCACCGAGACTCCTGCTCCCCAGACCGTGACCGTGTTCCGTCCTCCTACTGTCCCACCCCCGCGGCCTACTGGTGAGGCTGCCGCCGGTGCTTCCGGACAACACCGCGCCGCCGCCGCAGCTGGAACCCCCTCCAACAAGCAGGCCGGCCAGAACTTCAACGCCAACGAGGACGCCGCTGGCGCCAACTCTGGCTCGGAGCCCGCTGGCGCCAACTCTGGCTCGGAGCCCGCCGGCGCCTCCGATTCCTCCGACGAAGAAAACACAACTGTCTTCCTCACCCAGACCAAGTTCCTGACCAAGACCCTCTCCCAGTACGgagtcaccaccaccgttCCCACCGCCACCGTCACCTCTGCTATTGTCACCAAGGCCAATGAGGAGAacgccgccgccgcctcCCCCATTGTGACTGACATCACCGAGACCCTGACCGAGGTCGAGACCGTTGCCTCTGAGGAACCTCAGGGAACGTCTACTCGAACTCAttacatcaccaagaccaacacCATTACCCGGGTGAGATCGTCCACTGCCCAGCCCGAGACTTCCACCGAAGCTcctgaggctgctgccggagcctcctcttccatcGAGACCTCCTCCGAGGCCTCCTCCGAGGCCTCTGTGGAGGCCACCGCTTCGGTCGAGCCTTCCAACACGTCATCCGAGGTTGCCGCCGAGGCCCCCACCTCCGCTCCCCACAACGCAACCTTCAATGCTACTCAGGCTCCCGTTgagacctcctccacccccGTGCTGTCGACCACTTCTCTTGTGGCCCCCACCAACGCCACCGAAGCCGGAGCCGCTGCTCCCCtcacctcttcttccgagcCCGAGGgaacctccaccacctACGTTTCCTCCACCGTGGTCGCTACTCTGGCGCCCAAGACCTCGTCTATCCCCGAGGGCGCTGCCGGAGCCGAGTCTTCCGGAGTGTCTTCTGAGGCCTCTTCTGAGCTCCCCTCTTCAGTTGCTTCTTCCTCGGCTCCTGCTTCCACCACCGCTCCCGAAGGCGCTCCtgaaggagctgctgccgTCTCTTCTACCGCGGAGGCCTCTGCTGAGGCTTCTTCCCCGGCTCCTTCCTCTGCCCCTGTCTCTGCTGAGGCCGGAGAGTCTGCCGTTCCCCTTTCCGAATCGGCTCCCATCCCCTCCCCTGCCCCCACAGTTGCCCCCACCGGCTTTGCCGCTAACGGCACCTTCACCTCTGCCTAA
- a CDS encoding uncharacterized protein (Compare to YALI0D25036g, similar to Saccharomyces cerevisiae TVP23 (YDR084C); ancestral locus Anc_8.216, similar to uniprot|Q9Y7K7 Schizosaccharomyces pombe Hypothetical protein), whose product MPNTSPLTLSHHYTTMSDTIEADVPLTGGRAPSHAAPPVAAATVQPDLERNAAPQAGVGMTLWQRLSESSHPVALVFFLAFRLGALFTYMFGLLFTDKFVLMFVLVVLLLAADFWNVKNIAGRLMVGLRWWNEASETGESVWVFETADPQRYINPIDSKVFWMMLYGAPVLWVCLAVLALLKFQFLSLILVFIAVSLTVTNAMAYSRCDKFGKANNIVGQVSGGLLSRAARGTFLGRFM is encoded by the coding sequence ATGCCCaacacatcaccacttACTTTATCTCACCACTACACTACCATGTCCGATACAATTGAGGCCGATGTGCCATTAACAGGAGGCCGAGCGCCGTCACATGCGGCGCCTCCGGTTGCGGCGGCAACCGTACAGCCGGATTTGGAGCGGAATGCGGCGCCCCAAGCTGGAGTTGGAATGACGCTCTGGCAACGTCTGTCCGAATCTTCTCATCCGGTGGCTCTCGTCTTTTTTCTAGCCTTCCGACTAGGAGCGCTCTTCACCTACATGTTTGGTCTGCTGTTTACAGACAAGTTTGTGCtcatgtttgtgttggttgTTCTGCTTCTGGCAGCCGACTTTTGGAACGTCAAAAACATTGCCGGACGGCTCATGGTGGGCCTGAGATGGTGGAACGAGGCGTCGGAGACGGGCGAGTCCGTGTGGGTGTTCGAGACGGCCGATCCCCAGCGGTACATAAATCCCATTGACTCCAAGGTCTTTTGGATGATGCTGTATGGCGCCCCTGTCTTGTGGGTGTGTTTGGCGGTTCTGGCGCTGCTCAAGTTCCAgtttctgtctctgatTCTGGTCTTTATTGCTGTGTCTCTGACCGTCACTAACGCCATGGCCTACTCTCGATGTGACAAGTTTGGCAAGGCCAATAACATTGTTGGCCAGGTCAGCGGCGGTCTCTTGTCTAGAGCTGCCAGAGGTACCTTCCTTGGGCGGTTCATGTAA
- a CDS encoding uncharacterized protein (Compare to YALI0D25058g, similar to uniprot|Q04636 Saccharomyces cerevisiae YML069w POB3 protein that binds to DNA polymerase I (PolI), similar to Saccharomyces cerevisiae POB3 (YML069W); ancestral locus Anc_4.333), whose protein sequence is MSTTEFDGIYLNQSKAHGRLRMVETGLGWKAVQKTSMGGSKETKKDEPFLLGKEELLAAFWSRGSRGFEMKIQTKNRGAANFDGFEQDNLEELKNVMKRNYGISVEQREHSVKGWNWGKTDFERSELVFSVANKPAFEIPYAEVANSNLVGKNEVALEFQQPADGRAGDELVEMRFYVPGVTSVEGDENPKKKQKTEKKEGEEGKEGDDDADADDESEEEVQSTAQIFYDTLKEKADIGAVAGTAVVSLSEIYLVIPRGRYDIDMYANFMRLRGKTYDYMVQYKHVQRLIVLPKPDDLHNILVVQLDPPLRQGQTRYPFLVMQFLREAEIKVELNVDDAEFAEKYADKGLKQSYDESAHQVVGSIFRGLTGRKLTVPGSFKTVHGHAGVSCSLKASEGHLYPLERNFLFLSKPVFIPFAEIQDITLSRVGSSVTTSRTFDMTLKLRNAQGEYQFSNISKEEQEGLEAFIKSKGIRLKNDLAEEKALLAATLAEVDDDSDDGGEFRGSADEDDESPDEDFHAESDSEVAEEFDSNAESSSGEEDDE, encoded by the coding sequence aTGTCTACGACTGAATTCGACGGCATCTATCTCAATCAGAGCAAGGCGCACGGCCGTCTGCGGATGGTTGAGACGGGCCTGGGCTGGAAGGCAGTGCAGAAGACGTCAATGGGCGGATCgaaggagaccaagaaggacgagcCGTTTCTACTTGgaaaggaggagctgctggcggCGTTTTGGAGTCGGGGCTCTCGGGGATTCGAGATGAAGATCCAGACGAAAAACCGCGGGGCCGCCAACTTTGACGGGTTTGAACAGGACaacctggaggagctgaagaACGTGATGAAGCGCAACTATGGCATTTCAGTGGAGCAGCGCGAGCACAGCGTCAAGGGTTGGAACTGGGGCAAGACGGACTTTGAGCGATCCGAGCTGGTTTTTTCCGTCGCCAACAAGCCCGCATTCGAGATCCCCTACGCCGAAGTGGCCAACTCCAACCTGGTGGGCAAAAATGAGGTTGCTCTGGAGTTCCAGCAGCCCGCCGATGGACGGGCAGGCGACGAGCTCGTCGAAATGCGATTCTACGTGCCCGGAGTAACTTCTGTGGAAGGTGATGAgaaccccaagaagaagcagaagacggagaagaaggagggagaagaaggcaaGGAAGGAGACGACGACGCCGACGCCGACGACGAATCAGAAGAGGAGGTCCAGTCCACCGCCCAGATCTTCTACGACACCCTCAAGGAAAAGGCCGACATTGGAGCCGTGGCAGGTACGGCTGTGGTGTCTTTGTCGGAGATCTACCTGGTCATCCCCCGAGGACGATACGATATCGACATGTACGCCAACTTCATGCGACTTCGAGGAAAAACATACGATTACATGGTGCAGTACAAGCACGTGCAGCGGCTCATTGTGCTGCCCAAGCCCGACGATCTGCACAACATTCTCGTGGTGCAGCTGGATCCTCCTCTCAGACAGGGCCAGACTCGGTACCCGTTTCTGGTGATGCAATTCCTGCGTGAGGCCGAAATCAAAGTCGAGCTCAATGTCGACGACGCCGAGTTTGCCGAAAAGTACGCCGACAAGGGTCTCAAGCAGTCGTACGACGAGTCTGCTCACCAGGTGGTTGGATCTATTTTCCGCGGTCTCACTGGCCGAAAACTGACCGTGCCAGGCTCGTTCAAGACCGTGCATGGCCATGCTGGTGTCTCCTGTTCGCTCAAGGCGTCTGAGGGCCATCTATACCCCCTGGAACGAAATTTCCTGTTTCTTTCCAAGCCCGTTTTCATTCCCTTTGCCGAGATTCAAGATATCACTCTGTCTCGAGTGGGTTCTTCGGTAACCACCTCTCGAACGTTTGACATGACTCTCAAGCTGCGAAACGCCCAGGGTGAGTACCAGTTctccaacatctccaaggaAGAGCAGGAGGGTCTCGAGGCGTtcatcaagtccaagggCATTCGTCTTAAGAATGATCTtgctgaggagaaggcgCTGCTGGCTGCCACTCTGGCTGAGGTGGACGATGACTctgatgatggaggagagTTTCGAGGCTCGGCtgatgaggatgacgagaGTCCTGATGAGGACTTTCATGCCGAGAGTGATAGTGAGGTGGCGGAGGAGTTTGACTCGAATGCCGAGAGCAGTTCgggagaggaggatgacgagTGA